One Cervus elaphus chromosome 28, mCerEla1.1, whole genome shotgun sequence DNA segment encodes these proteins:
- the LOC122685235 gene encoding uncharacterized protein LOC122685235 — protein MFCCLPLPRGRGLGRAHRQSVWDRWRRWLRAPRGGLWPFARRNRKSFPPDVADEGDTPSTSSREGSEPHPPAREAQCRVQVSVPMEGSAQGGVKSKRGRPPQKPPRTHRGAQSRAASRLSTPGSDPEPRAPLPLRQHEDLEPSAAEHREVLAARAGPRDPLRGHRDLIHPASKTLDQLVPGHHTGQIGPLCRQDAQPQVSGGAPGPHRERALSTPGLSSALILRLAALP, from the exons atgttctgctgtttgcccctgcccagaggccggggcctcgggagggctcacaggcagagtgtgtggGATCGCTGGCGACGCTGGCTCAGGGCCCCCCGAGGAGGCCTCTGGCCCTTTGCCCGAAGGAACAGGAAG AGCTTCCCACCGGATGTGGCCGACGAGGGGGACACGCCGTCCACCTCCTCGAGGGAGGGGTCGGAGCCCCATCCCCCTGCCCGTGAGGCCCAGTGCAGGGTCCAGGTGAGCGTGCCCATGGAGGGGTCAGCCCAAGGGGGAGTGAAGAGCAAGAGGGGAAGGCCTCCCCAGAAACCACCCAGGACACACCGCGGGGCCCAGTCTCGGGCTGCTTCGCGGCTCAGCACACCTGGCTCCGACCCAGAGCCCCGAGCACCCCTCCCTCTGAGGCAGCACGAGGACCTGGAGCCCAGCgcggcagagcacagag AGGTGCTTGCTGCAcgtgcaggacccagggatccactgaGGGGACATCGAGACCTGATCCATCCTGCCTCAAAGACACTGGACCAGCTGGTTCCTGGCCACCACACTGGGCAGATCGGACCTCTGTGCCGGCAGGacgcccagccccag GTCTCAGGAGGAGCTCCGGGTCCACACCGGGAACGGGCGCtctcaacccctgggctcagcagcgccctcatCCTCAGGCTGGCGGCTCTGCCCTGA
- the LOC122685236 gene encoding uncharacterized protein LOC122685236, whose amino-acid sequence MFCCLPLPRGRGLGRAHRQSVWDRWRRWLRAPRGGLWPFARRNRKSFPPDVADEGDTPSTSSREGSEPHPPAREAQCRVQVSVPMEGSAQGGVKSKRGRPPQKPPRTHRGAQSRAASRLSTPGSDPEPRAPLPLRQHEDLEPSAAEHREVLAARAGPRDPLRGHRDLIHPASKTLDQLVPGHHTGQIGPLCRQDAQPQAPMSQEELRVHTGNGRSQPLGSAAPSSSGWRLCPDGSWKATNGPRPTSLPFHCWSLTTASRTPSGRTRAPLPLDARVKPGPGS is encoded by the exons atgttctgctgtttgcccctgcccagaggccggggcctcgggagggctcacaggcagagtgtgtggGATCGCTGGCGACGCTGGCTCAGGGCCCCCCGAGGAGGCCTCTGGCCCTTTGCCCGAAGGAACAGGAAG AGCTTCCCACCGGATGTGGCCGACGAGGGGGACACGCCGTCCACCTCCTCGAGGGAGGGGTCGGAGCCCCATCCCCCTGCCCGTGAGGCCCAGTGCAGGGTCCAGGTGAGCGTGCCCATGGAGGGGTCAGCCCAAGGGGGAGTGAAGAGCAAGAGGGGAAGGCCTCCCCAGAAACCACCCAGGACACACCGCGGGGCCCAGTCTCGGGCTGCTTCGCGGCTCAGCACACCTGGCTCCGACCCAGAGCCCCGAGCACCCCTCCCTCTGAGGCAGCACGAGGACCTGGAGCCCAGCgcggcagagcacagag AGGTGCTTGCTGCAcgtgcaggacccagggatccactgaGGGGACATCGAGACCTGATCCATCCTGCCTCAAAGACACTGGACCAGCTGGTTCCTGGCCACCACACTGGGCAGATCGGACCTCTGTGCCGGCAGGacgcccagccccaggcaccgat GTCTCAGGAGGAGCTCCGGGTCCACACCGGGAACGGGCGCtctcaacccctgggctcagcagcgccctcatCCTCAGGCTGGCGGCTCTGCCCTGACGGGAGCTGGAAGGCCACCAACGGCCCCAGGCCGACCTCACTCCCCTTCCACTGCTGGAGCCTGACGACAGCCAGCCGCACCCCTTCCGGCAGAACcagagcccctctgccccttgatGCCAGGGTCaagcctggccctgggtcctga